The Nicotiana tabacum cultivar K326 chromosome 14, ASM71507v2, whole genome shotgun sequence genome contains a region encoding:
- the LOC107831910 gene encoding MACPF domain-containing protein At4g24290-like: protein MEEEFERKPIEVKATEALGCGFDFASDFRLKFVKKCSNGGRLVILDERNRRNVVVPGGVTIPDVSENIRCDKGDHIRFKSDVLEFNQMSELLNQKSSVHGKVPSGYLNAMFDLSGAWLNDSADAKYLAFDGYFVSLYYLHLTASPLVLQDQVKKAVPPHWDPASLSRFIRTYGTHIIVGMGVGGQDLLCVKQKPSSGVPPAELKGYLDDLGDCLFSDRTSPLPEMKSRESKKKVPEVFNRMLQSHTMQFTSITETSSQDGLTIIWSKRGGDVFAQSHSKWLQSVAAYPDGILFRLVPITSLLTGIPGSGYLSHAINLYLRYKPALEDLQCFLEFQVPTQWAPLFCELPLRHQRRVASCPALQFFLFGPKICVSPTQVTSGEKPVIGLRLYLEGKKFNQLAIHVQHLSSLPNIMTSKSANPTLCKPCQWRGSDDYESSDQFLEPVRWPRYSNVCSSVVKHDPSWMQGETSGVFVVTGAQLISKGRWPKTVLHLRLLFSHLPNCTIRKTEWAATPEGAHRSSFLTNLSTTFTFTQRTKADAAPKQHPAALNSGVYPEGPPVPARSTKLLKYVDTAEVARGPYDTPGHWLVTAAKLVTEGGKIGLHVKFALLDFLNES from the exons ATGGAGGAAGAATTCGAGCGGAAGCCGATTGAGGTTAAGGCTACTGAAGCTTTGGGTTGTGGATTTGATTTTGCGAGCGATTTCAGGTTGAAGTTCGTAAAGAAATGCTCAAACGGGGGTAGGTTGGTAATTTTGGATGAGAGGAATAGGCGCAACGTTGTTGTTCCTGGTGGCGTTACCATTCCTgatgtttctgaaaatataagaTGTGATAAAGGAGACCATATTCGGTTTAAATCCGATGTTCTTGAATTTAATCAG ATGTCAGAATTGCTTAATCAAAAATCGTCGGTACATGGAAAGGTTCCATCAGGCTATCTAAATGCCATGTTTGATTTAAGTGGAGCCTGGTTGAATGATTCAGCAGATGCTAAATACCTTGCTTTTGATGGTTATTTTGTCTCCTTATACTATTTGCACCTGACTGCATCCCCGTTAGTACTCCAAGACCAAGTAAAGAAGGCTGTTCCACCGCATTGGGATCCGGCATCCTTGTCCAG ATTTATCCGGACTTATGGGACACATATCATTGTGGGGATGGGTGTTGGAGGCCAGGACTTACTTTGTGTTAAGCAGAAACCATCATCAGGAGTCCCTCCTGCTGAACTAAAAGGATATTTGGATGATCTTGGAGATTGTCTCTTTTCCGACAGAACAAGTCCTCTGCCTGAGATGAAGTCAAGAGAGAGTAAAAAGAAG GTCCCGGAGGTATTCAATCGCATGTTGCAGTCGCATACCATGCAATTTACCAGCATAACAGAGACGTCAAGCCAGGAT GGCCTCACTATAATTTGGTCAAAAAGAGGTGGTGATGTGTTTGCACAGAGCCACTCGAAGTGGCTTCAGTCCGTGGCTGCTTACCCTGATGGCATACTCTTCAGACTTGTACCCATTACTTCGCTCTTAACGGGAATTCCGGGGAGTGGCTATCTCAGCCATGCAATAAATTTATATCTACGAT ATAAGCCAGCTTTAGAGGATTTACAGTGTTTCCTTGAGTTTCAAGTTCCTACACAGTGGGCACCATTATTCTGTGAGCTGCCTCTTAGGCATCAAAGAAGAGTGGCATCTTGCCCTGCGTTGCAGTTCTTTTTATTCGGCCCAAAGATTTGTGTGAGCCCTACCCAG GTTACAAGTGGTGAAAAGCCGGTCATTGGTTTGCGCTTGTATTTGGAAGGGAAAAAATTCAACCAATTAGCTATACATGTACAGCATCTTTCTAGTTTACCAAACATTATGACATCAAAATCTGCTAACCCAACCTTATGCAAACCATGTCAGTGGCGAGGGTCCGATGATTATGAATCTAGTGACCAATTCTTAGAACCGGTCAGATGGCCAAGATATTCCAATGTGTGCTCATCTGTAGTTAAGCATGATCCAAGCTGGATGCAAGGCGAGACTAGTGGCGTATTTGTGGTAACTGGTGCACAGCTTATCAGCAAAGGGAGGTGGCCTAAGACGGTGCTTCACCTGCGTCTACTTTTCTCCCATCTTCCCAACTGCACAATACGAAAGACAGAGTGGGCAGCTACACCAGAGGGTGCTCATAGGTCAAGTTTCTTGAcaaatctcagcacaacttttacGTTCACTCAGCGAACAAAGGCAGATGCTGCACCAAAGCAGCATCCTGCTGCTCTTAATTCAGGCGTATATCCAGAGGGACCCCCGGTACCAGCTCGATCAACAAAGCTGCTCAAGTATGTAGATACGGCTGAGGTTGCACGAGGGCCATATGACACTCCTGGACATTGGTTGGTAACCGCTGCTAAGCTTGTTACAGAGGGTGGTAAGATAGGTTTGCATGTGAAGTTTGCACTACTAGATTTCTTAAATGAATCATAG
- the LOC142168656 gene encoding uncharacterized protein LOC142168656: MQSDFSAKARRRSAAYKAASSGGESLNVLLDFWREEGVAQIDNRGDTILHFLAVNGNIAGFAILDPLSINDLETANNSGDTPLHEAARFGKKNMVEMILRKEKDLVFLRNNLGETPLYVAAASGEKEIFTLLANFDFSKFTMKRNDGKNVLHATVAHDCYDLAIDLVNLYPELVNERDNEGMTALHMLATKRLAFRSGSNYLFAEIGKTPTVPVQMIETIIYNCIPPRYVESKLGGNQTQTGTKIVRVERSSFTESLLGNSWLQEIDEAKQKHILALILAKMLVKNYDLSYSTERVPSPLIQASKHKVDELVVEIVQMHPEAVENLDEKGRNIMHIAAENKDRFLLDYLLKTVPSKNRMLADIDQQGNTILHYAANVGTPFFTSTTDHTKSNVGTPFFKSATDRTKSNVGTPFFTSATDHTRSICCVMAVLMMMWGMLWFKYIKYNIHPRLWDVKNSKGLKAEEIFEKNHLPVRKEAETSIRELSNSMLVLSTLLCTINFAAIFTVPGGFDENTGLPILLDKVQQELWMLMFYLGAALFSSVFTMGTLLSFLLCKFYSNDFYISLPTKIIIAIISVFYATAFTILACLQALNLENIFLNKDVWWLIIAVVAVGFIMTLIYIDLAFPVFDYMYYLVYYSFFVSYKK, from the exons ATGCAGAGCGATTTCAGTGCCAAAGCAAGACGCAGATCAGCAGCTTACAAAGCTGCATCATCAGGGGGGGAATCTCTCAATGTTTTACTCGATTTTTGGAGAGAAGAAGGTGTCGCGCAGATTGATAATCGGGGCGACACCATCCTTCACTTTCTTGCTGTTAATGGTAACATAGCTGGTTTCGCAATTCTTGATCCTTTGAGCATTAATGATCTGGAAACTGCAAACAACAGTGGAGATACACCGTTGCATGAAGCTGCCAGATTCG GTAAAAAGAATATGGTGGAGATGATTTTGAGAAAGGAGAAGGACTTAGTTTTTTTGCGCAACAATTTGGGAGAGACGCCGCTTTACGTAGCTGCTGCGAGTGGGGAGAAAGAAATCTTTACTCTTCTGGCAAATTTCGACTTCAGTAAGTTCACTATGAAAAGGAATGATGGAAAAAATGTACTTCATGCAACAGTAGCCCATGATTGTTATG ATCTAGCAATTGATTTGGTGAATCTATATCCTGAACTTGTAAACGAACGCGATAATGAGGGAATGACTGCTTTGCATATGTTGGCAACAAAAAGATTGGCATTCAGGAGTGGATCCAACTACTTGTTTGCAGAAATAGGGAAGACACCTACTGTTCCAGTTCAGATGATTGAAACCATAATCTATAATT GTATTCCACCGCGATATGTAGAATCAAAGCTTGGTGGTAACCAAACACAAACTGGCACTAAAATCGTCCGCGTTGAGAGGTCTTCGTTTACCGAGTCTCTATTAG GTAATTCCTGGttacaagaaatagatgaagcaAAGCAAAAGCATATTCTTGCACTAATATTAGCAAAAATGTTAgtgaaaaattatgatttgagcTACAGTACAGAGAGAGTGCCAAGTCCACTAATACAAGCATCAAAACATAAAGTCGACGAGTTAGTCGTCGAAATTGTGCAAATGCACCCTGAAGCTGTGGAAAACTTGGATGAAAAAGGGAGGAACATAATGCATATAGCAGCAGAGAATAAAGACAGATTTCTACTTGATTACTTGCTCAAAACAGTGCCTAGCAAAAACAGAATGCTGGCAGATATTGATCAACAAGGAAATACCATTTTGCATTATGCAGCAAATGTTGGGACACCATTTTTTACATCAACCACAGATCATACTAAAAGTAATGTTGGTACACCATTTTTTAAATCAGCCACAGATCGTACTAAAAGTAATGTTGGTACACCATTTTTTACATCAGCCACAGATCATACTAGAAGTATTTGCTGTGTTATGGCTGTGTTAATGATGATGTGGGGCATGCTTTGGTTTAAG TATATAAAATACAACATACATCCACGCCTTTGGGATGTTAAAAATTCCAAAGGTTTAAAAGCAGAAGAGATATTCGAGAAAAACCATTTACCCGTACGAAAAGAAGCAGAGACTTCAATTAGAGAATTATCAAATTCTATGCTTGTACTCTCTACTCTCCTCTGTACCATCAACTTCGCCGCGATTTTCACAGTGCCTGGAGGTTTTGATGAGAATACTGGCCTACCTATTCTCCTTGACAAAGTGCAGCAAGAACTGTGGATGCTGATGTTTTACTTAGGTGCAGCTCTTTTTAGTTCAGTATTCACAATGGGTAcacttttatcatttcttctttgcAAATTCTATAGTAATGATTTTTACATTTCTTTGCCTACAAAGATCATAATTGCTATTATTTCAGTGTTTTATGCCACAGCATTTACAATCCTAGCTTGCCTTCAAGCCCTTAATCTTGAGAATATATTCTTGAACAAAGATGTTTGGTGGCTTATTATAGCTGTTGTTGCTGTTGGCTTCATTATGACACTTATTTATATAGACTTAGCATTTCCAGTCTTTGATTATATGTACTATTTGGTTTATTATTCATTCTTTGTATCTTATAAGAAATGA
- the LOC107819432 gene encoding uncharacterized protein LOC107819432, with translation MQSNFSEKANCRSEAYRAASGEQSLEFLRDFWREEGVAPIDNRGETILHFLAIHGNVAGLEILDPLNIKDLEITNNSGDTPLHEAARFGKKDMVEMILSKEKDLVFVRNNLGETPLYVAAASGEKEIFTFLANYDFTELTTKRNDGKTVLHVAVDHDFYDLAIDIVNLYPDIVSELDDEGMTALNVLATKQLSFRTGSVYLFEEIGKTPSVPVQMVEIIIYFCIPVLFEESKLSDNSSITQARTKVVPVERSLFINFLLGNSWLQAIDEAKQKHILALILAKMLLENFDWSYTHSVRNPLIQASQLKINELVVEILQIYPEAVEALDEEGRNILHIAVKHKNRFLFDYLVKTVAHKDRILADIDHKGNTILHYAATVGSPFRTSTAEHEEEIWCILSVFMMMWGVLWFKRVKSHVHPRLWDVKNSNGVTAEELFEENHLHIRKEAEDAIRNLANSALVLATLLCTVNFAAIFTLPGGFDQKTGLPMFLNKLKFELKMMIFYLCAAILSSAVTIGTLLSFILCKFDTDDFYISLPTRVVNAMVSVFYATTFSVLACVQTLNLDNIFWNKDVWWLIIAMVTVGFIMTLIYIDLAFPIFDYLYYLVSYSFTSPKRRHM, from the exons ATGCAGAGTAACTTCAGTGAAAAAGCAAATTGCAGATCAGAAGCTTACAGAGCTGCATCAGGAGAGCAATCTCTCGAATTTTTACGAGATTTTTGGAGAGAAGAAGGCGTCGCACCGATTGATAATCGTGGCGAAACCATCCTTCACTTTCTTGCAATACACGGTAACGTTGCTGGTCTTGAAATTCTTGATCCGTTAAACATTAAAGATCTGGAAATTACGAATAACAGTGGAGATACGCCGTTGCATGAAGCTGCAAGATTTGGTAAAAAAGATATGGTAGAGATGATTTTGAGCAAGGAGAAGGACTTAGTTTTTGTGCGCAATAACTTAG GTGAGACACCGCTTTACGTAGCGGCCGCAAGTGGGGAGAAGGAAATTTTTACTTTTCTGGCAAATTACGATTTCACTGAGCTCACCACGAAGAGGAATGATGGTAAAACTGTTCTTCATGTAGCAGTAGACCATGATTTTTATG ATCTAGCGATAGATATCGTGAATCTATATCCAGACATTGTAAGCGAACTTGATGATGAGGGTATGACTGCTTTAAATGTGTTGGCTACAAAGCAATTATCATTCAGGACTGGATCTGTTTACTTGTTTGAAGAAATTGGCAAAACACCTTCAGTTCCTGTTCAGATGGTTGAAATCATCATCTATTTTT gtattCCAGTGTTGTTTGAAGAATCAAAACTTAGCGATAACTCGAGCATTACACAGGCTAGAACCAAAGTTGTCCCCGTAGAAAGGTCTTTATTCATCAACTTTCTGTTAG GTAATTCCTGGTTACAAGCCATTGATGAAGCAAAGCAAAAGCATATTCTTGCACTAATATTAGCAAAAATGTTGCTGGAAAATTTTGATTGGAGCTATACACACAGTGTGCGAAATCCGCTAATACAAGCATcacaacttaaaatcaatgaatTAGTTGTGGAAATTTTGCAAATTTACCCTGAAGCTGTGGAGGCACTGGATGAAGAAGGGAGGAATATATTGCATATAGCAGTGAAGCATAAAAACAGAtttctttttgattatttggtcaAAACTGTGGCTCACAAAGATAGAATCCTAGCAGATATTGATCATAAAGGGAATACTATTCTGCATTATGCAGCTACTGTTGGGTCGCCGTTCCGTACATCAACTGCAGAACATGAGGAAGAGATCTGGTGTATCCTGTCTGTGTTCATGATGATGTGGGGTGTGCTTTGGTTTAAG CGCGTAAAATCCCACGTCCATCCACGCCTATGGGACGTTAAAAACTCCAACGGCGTAACAGCAGAAGAGCTATTCGAAGAAAACCATTTACACATACGAAAAGAAGCAGAAGATGCAATAAGAAATCTAGCAAATTCTGCACTAGTACTTGCTACTCTTCTTTGCACTGTCAATTTCGCCGCGATTTTCACACTTCCAGGAGGTTTTGATCAGAAAACCGGCCTACCAATGTTCCTCAACAAACTGAAATTTGAATTAAAGATGATGATATTTTACTTATGTGCAGCTATTTTAAGTTCAGCAGTCACCATTGGTACTCTATTATCATTTATTCTTTGCAAATTCGACACCGATgatttttacatatctttacCTACAAGGGTGGTAAATGCTATGGTTTCAGTGTTTTATGCAACAACATTTTCAGTCTTGGCCTGTGTTCAAACACTTAACCTTGATAATATATTTTGGAACAAAGATGTCTGGTGGTTAATTATAGCTATGGTAACTGTTGGTTTTATTATGACACTTATTTATATAGATTTAGCATTTCCCATCTTtgattatttgtattatttggttTCTTATTCATTTACATCCCCTAAGAGAAGGCATATGTAA